A region of the Pirellulales bacterium genome:
GCAAGGCATCGTACATCACGCCATCCGTTGTACTAACGCTAAACGTAAAAACATTGTCGCTGCCATTGGCATTCAAATCAGAGGTCGGGAATTGAAAAGCCAAAAACTGATAAACTCCCGCGTCGCCGCTGCGGGTCATGGCATCGGCAGAAACGGAAATGGGCGTGCCTGTCGCGCCGCCGGAGTGCCACGTTTCGGAATGGCCGTTAAGTGCGACCGTCAAACTGGCTTCCACCGAGGCCAACCCAACCGAAAGCACTGCATATTGTCCTTGCGCTTTTTGGGTCGCGGTGGTGGTGAAATGTACTTCCCATGGTGAGCCTGTGTAAGTGCCTGGGCCGCCTCCGGCTGTGACATACGCCGGCGCAATTTTGGAGTAGTCATCGGTGGTCCCATTGCTCGAATCGTACAGTCCCGGATTGAATTTTTGCCATTGATTGGCAATCCACTTATTGGGGTCGTTCGTGGCCGGAGTGGAACCTACGGTCGTGGCGTAATACACCACCTTGCCGGGGTTGCCCAGTGCTTGTTCTTCCGCCCAATAATCGTAGGCGCCATAGAATTGCCTCAGGTCCCCACCGGAAACGACGCCGGGGTTGGCGCTGGTGGCGTGGCCGTTCAGGAATTCATTAGCCGAGCGATTTGGCGTGCCGATGGTCCAAATGGGCGCGGCGGCGCCGAAGTTCTCTGGGGTAAACTTGATGCTGTTAGAAAGATTAAGCTGCTGGCTAGTTACTTGGATGTTGTCGTAGCGTGTTTCTCCCCACTGCCCTAATTCGTACAAAGATAACCGATATGTTCCCGGCACAATGCTGGAAATGCTCGCTGTACCACTGGCGGAAAGTTGTGCCCAGTATTGATAGCCGGTCGTCGATTCTTGAAAGCTCTTTCCGGGATCCGCAAGCACAATCGTGTTGTTGTTGGCATTACTGCTCCAACCGGCCGCATTGGGAACCGCTACCTGCAGCTTGCCGCGCTGCGAAGTAGGAGTATAGCCCGTGCTAATGAGCTCCGAGTCGGTATCATAATCGGCCTGTAAGGTCGACATGCTGTTGACGGCATCTTGATAAAGCTGAGCACCGTTCTCTCCACTGATCGGTGTAAAACGGAAGGCGTACGGTCCAAACAAACGTGTTGTATTGACTCCCTGGGTGGGCGTGTAGCCGTAATTTGGATCGCCCGTTCCGTAATGATTGGAAAGAAATTCGATCATGGAAATATTGTTGGTTAACATCAAGTTTTGCTTGGTCGGACCGCCGGTCATCGTGTCTTTCGAGGTGAATAGCGCCGAGACTGCGTATTGCGACCCATACTCGGTTGTGGCCTGCAAAAACTGCATGTAAGCGGAATAGTCGTACTTGGTGTAACTGTTCGTTCCCCACGCGCCCGCTAAGCCGCTCCCAGTTAAATCGGTGGTGGCGTCTTGCACCGTCCGGCCAGCCTGCGCGCTGACCGTTTGCATGTTGGGGGAGCCGTCGGCGGGGTAAAAGGGCGGCAAGGTAGAAGTTTGCACGCCAATGTTGTTGGGACCCACGTTTACCTGATAAGTGTTATTAAACAGCGAAGTGTTGACGCGTGCTAAAAACTGTCCTTGGCCAACGCCAGTGGCCGGGTCCGTGGAGGAATGATTCAGCACCTCGTAACACACAATGTCCGGATCGTTGTTGAACATCACGTAATGAAACGAATACGTAATCGGATTTGTCGTGCCGGAAGACTGCGTGGTCGTCCAAAAATCGATGTAATTACTCGTTTGCTGAAAACTGGCCGTCGTGGGGCCCGAACCAAATGGCGTGCCGGCGAACTCCGGATAAAGCTTGGAGTTATTTGGGTCGAGAACGTTTCCGCTATTGCCGATGGCCACGCTCGTGAGATTGGCGTTTGTCGAGTTAAACTTCACCGTTAAATCGCCGTTGGCAATGGTCCAGGTGGTGCCGCTGGTGCCCGAAATGCTGATGGTTGCCCAACATGTGGAGGCCATCCCCACAACAACCAAGCCGAAGACAAATCCCCGGGCAAAAGCGATTTTGGGAAGCCAGCGCGCAAGAAGTCCCCGCGCGCAACTTAGAGTACATGCTTGGTTCCGGACGGTCATTGCCGTTCCCTCCTCCCGGCACTTTCAACCGTGACGCCTTAAAGATTGCAGACTCACGGTTTGGTCTTAGTATAAAGCCGCTGATCTTTGAGGTCCAGCAAATGTTTGCTACGGTTAGTTGAATTCAACCTTCCAAGTTATTTGAGCGCTACCTGCCAACACGGCCGAGCCGAGTTTCCAACCGTTGTGGCTGGGTGTTGCAACACTCGATACTAGCGTCGGCTTCTGTCAAACCACCGGCGAAATTACCCACCACATTAGCTCCAATGTGGATGCCGAGCGAGACAAATTATTGAACGATTTGCAAACGGCCGGAGAAATTAGCTCGGTCGATTGGATCGACAATTTTCAACCGCAACACGAAGGCCGCAACGGCGGGGGGCGATCCTTACCATACCGACGGCCGCCTTGCGGTGGGAACGTTAACTGATTTGCCCAGTGGACACCCCTAGCGAGCAAGCGTTGACCACTGCTGCGCGGGCACGATAAACTAGTAATATGCCCGGACGAATTCCCGCCTTTAGCCGCCATCTGCTGGCGGCGCCCGCCTATATTTTTTTGGCGCTAGCCGTTTCGCAGGCAGTTGCGGCTGATCTTCGCAGCGGACAGGATATTTACGCTACTACGTGTGCCAAGTGCCACGGCGCCGCCGGCGAAGGAACAAAAGAGCATCACCCCGATCCGCTAGTGGGCGACCGTTCCGTTGCCGAATTGGCGCGGTTGATCGAAAAATCGATGCCGGAAGATCAGCCTGGAACGTGCACCGGCGACGATGCCCACCAGGTTGCGGCCTACATTTACGATGCCTTTTACTCCCCGGCCGCCAGAGTTCGCAATCAGCCGGCCCGCATTGAATTGGCTCGTCTGACCGTCCGGCAGTATCAAAATGCGGTCACCGATTTGATCGCCAGCTTCCGTGGCCCAACGAAGATTAGCGAGCAGTACGGTTTGCGTGGCGAATACTTCCGGTCGCGCAACTTTGACGAGAAAGATCGTCTGCTCGATCGCATCGATGCACAGGTGGCGTTTGATTTTGGCGATGCAAGCCCAGGCGGCGAAAAGTTCGACCCGCGGCAATTCTCCATTCGCTGGCAAGGCGCGCTGCTCGCGCCCGATACCGGCGATTACGAGTTCTTAATTGCCACCGATCACGCCGCGCGCCTGTGGGTAAACGATGCTCATCAACCCTTGATCGATGCCTGGGTGAAGTCGGGCAACGACACGGAATTTCGCGGCTCCATTCACTTGCTTGGCGGGCGTGCCTACCCGCTGCGGCTGGAGTTTTCCAAATCGAAGCAAGGCGTCGACGATTCTGACAAGAATAAGAACAAGCCACCGCAAAAAGCGTCCATTGCACTGCGCTGGAAATTGCCGCACCTGACGGAAGAAATCATTCCGCAGCGGTGCTTGTGGCCGACCCAAATGCCAGAAGTGTTTGTCGCAAGCGCCCCCTTTCCGCCGGACGATCGCAGCACGGGTTATGAGCGCGGCACATCGATTTCCAAAGAATGGGATCGAGCTACCACTGAGGATGCAATCGAAACGGCCGATTACGTCGCGTCACATTTGTACGATCTGGCCGACGTGAAGGAGTCGTCGCCCGAGCGTGCCGCAAAAATTCGTAACTTTTGCACACGTTTTGTGCAGCGCGCCTTTCGCCGGCCACTTACCGAGGAGCAGGCCGCGCGCTACATCGGCCATCAGTTCGAGCAGTCCGGCGACAATTTCGAATTTGCTGCCAAGCGCGTGGTGCTGCTGGCGCTTAAATCACCTTGGTTTTTGTATCGCGAAATCGGCGACGAAAATCCAAACACTTCCTACGATGTGGCCGCTCGGCTGGCATTTGGAATTTGGGATTCAATTCCCGATCATGATTTGTCGCAATCGGCAAAAGCCGGGCAATTGGCCACGCACGAGCAGTTGGTGCATCAGGCTGAACGCATGTTGGCAGATGTGCGCGCCCATTCGAAACTGCGAGACTTTTTTCTGCAATGGCTGAAAGTCGACCAAATTCCCGACCTATCGAAAGACCCAACCCAGTATCCCGATTTCACTCCTGAAATCGCCACCGATTTGCGCACTTCTTTGGAGTTGTGCATCAATCATGTGCTGGGGAGCGATTCCTCCGACTTCCGGCAACTGTTTTTAACCACTTCGATTCCGCTCAACGGGCGGCTGGCGAAATTCTTCGGCGTAGAACTGCCCGCCGATGCGCCGTTTCAAAACGTAGAGTTTGAGCCCGACCATCGCGCTGGATTGCTGACGCATCCGTATTTGCTAGCCACCTTTGCCCACGCGCAAACCAGTTCTCCCATTCACCGCGGCGTGTTCATTTCGCGGAATTTGTTAGGCCGGGCTTTGCGGCCGCCTCCGGAGGCTATGATTCCGTTTGCGCCGGAATTGCATCCCGACCTGACTACCCGGCAACGGGTGGCGCTTCAGACCAATTCCCAATCGTGCATGGTGTGCCATGCCACCATCAACCCGTTGGGATTTACGCTGGAAAACTTTGATGCTGTGGGACGGTTTCGCGCGGAGGAGCAAGGTAAGTCGATTGATGCCAGCGGTGGCTATGAAACGCGCGGCGGTGAAACAGAACAGTTTTCCGGTGTGCGGGATCTGGCGAAATTCCTGGCCGACAGTGACGAAACCCACGCGGCCTTCGTCGAACATCTGTTTCATTTTTTAATCAAGCAACCTGTTCGCGCTTACGGGCCAGAGGAGCTCGACCAGCTTACGGTTTCGTTCAAGCAAAACGACTTTAATATTCGCAAACTGGTAGCCGAAATTGTGGCCAGCGCGGCAGTGTTGCCCGGGTCGCGACCGGCGTCCAACACTGAACCGGAACAAACGGAAAAGCCTTGAGGAATTACTGCAATGACCAAGTTCAACTCGCGCCGCGAATTTCTGCGTCACTTGGGAATTAGCGCCGCCGCAATCCCCTTCGCCCTGAATTTGCCCAGCCTCTGCTGGGGTGGCCAATCCAACCCTAAGCAGCGGCTCATCATTATGTTCAGCCCCAATGGCATTGTTCCCGACACGTTTTGGCCGGACGAGGTCGGTGACGATTTTATTTTCAAGGAAAGCCTTACGCCGCTGGAAGGTTTGCGCGACCAAACGCTCCTGTTACATGGCGTGTGCGATAAAGTCCGGGGCGATGGCGATAATCACATGCGTGGCATCGGCTGCCTGCTCACGGGAACCGAATTGTTCCCGGGCAACATTCAAGGCGGGTCCGATACACCGGCGGGCTGGGCCAGCGGGCTGTCGATCGATCAGGAGATTAAAAACTTTCTGCAAGCCAATTCCGAAACGCGCACGCGCTTCGGCTCGCTGGAGTTTGGCGTAATGGTTCCCGACCACGCTGATACGTGGACGCGCATGGTTTATTCTGGGCCGAATAAACCCATCACGCCCATCGACAATCCGTATCAAATGTTTGGCAAACTGTATGGGCGAATGAAAGATCAAGAAAGCCTGCGCAGCATTCTGGACGATTTGCAGGACGATTTCCACAAGCTCAGCTCCGCAGTCAGCGCTCCAGACCGGCGGCTGCTTGACGAACACGCGGCTTTCGTCCGCGATTTAGAACAAGAACTGCGTTCCGGCGATCAAAACGTCGGCCACGCCCTGCCCCAGTTGGAACCGGGCGTTAAGGAAGAAAACGACAACATGCCGCGGCTTAGCAAATTGCAAATCGATTTAATGGTCAACAGCTTCGCTGCCAATTTCGCCCGCATTGCTACGCTGCAATTTACCAACTCAGTCGGTCAGGCAAAGATGCACTGGTTGGGAGTGGATGAGGGGCATCACGAGCTTTCGCATCACGAAGATGGCAAGCAGGAATCGCAAGATAAGCTCACTCGCATTAACCGCTGGTATTGCGAGCAACTGGCATATCTTGCGCGACGGCTGGCAGATACACCTGAGCCCGGCGGCGACGGAAGCCTGCTCGATCACACGCTCATCGTTTGGACCAATGAATTGGGGAAAGGGAACACGCACACGCTCGATAATATTCCTTTCGTGTTGGTCGGCGGCGCGCCGGGCTTCCGTATGGGCCGCAAGCTTGATTTTCCCCTCGTTCCGCACAACCGGCTGTGGCTATCGGTCGCCCATACGTTCGGCCACGAGCTCAAGCGCTTTGGCAATCCCGATTATTGCAGCAGCGGGCCGCTAACCGGTTTAACGTGAGTCCACGCTCAGCCTTGCCGCACCACAAAGTACGGCTGATTGCACAGCGTTTCGTCAAAGCCAGGAAACTGCCAAGTGTGGCCATTCGCGCTGGTGAGCGCAAAGAAATACTGCAAAGGATACTGCGATTGCGTATACTCGCCAGGAATCATTGCTGCCCAACGATTGGCGTCGGCTTTCATCTCGGCGGTT
Encoded here:
- a CDS encoding polysaccharide lyase family protein, translating into MASTCWATISISGTSGTTWTIANGDLTVKFNSTNANLTSVAIGNSGNVLDPNNSKLYPEFAGTPFGSGPTTASFQQTSNYIDFWTTTQSSGTTNPITYSFHYVMFNNDPDIVCYEVLNHSSTDPATGVGQGQFLARVNTSLFNNTYQVNVGPNNIGVQTSTLPPFYPADGSPNMQTVSAQAGRTVQDATTDLTGSGLAGAWGTNSYTKYDYSAYMQFLQATTEYGSQYAVSALFTSKDTMTGGPTKQNLMLTNNISMIEFLSNHYGTGDPNYGYTPTQGVNTTRLFGPYAFRFTPISGENGAQLYQDAVNSMSTLQADYDTDSELISTGYTPTSQRGKLQVAVPNAAGWSSNANNNTIVLADPGKSFQESTTGYQYWAQLSASGTASISSIVPGTYRLSLYELGQWGETRYDNIQVTSQQLNLSNSIKFTPENFGAAAPIWTIGTPNRSANEFLNGHATSANPGVVSGGDLRQFYGAYDYWAEEQALGNPGKVVYYATTVGSTPATNDPNKWIANQWQKFNPGLYDSSNGTTDDYSKIAPAYVTAGGGPGTYTGSPWEVHFTTTATQKAQGQYAVLSVGLASVEASLTVALNGHSETWHSGGATGTPISVSADAMTRSGDAGVYQFLAFQFPTSDLNANGSDNVFTFSVSTTDGVMYDALRMEITNTPADPSITGWHDYEYITGSNSQVDANNTAGNVLPGDFNGDRHVDASDINAMLNALVNLPNYQSAHGLTSVEMLTIGDLNNSGTVNNADLQALLNLLLSGGGSTNPVPEPGTAVLLILGGSVLALSYAWKRARAAPWALRFRTAGQRIFF
- a CDS encoding LssY C-terminal domain-containing protein, with the protein product MWLGVATLDTSVGFCQTTGEITHHISSNVDAERDKLLNDLQTAGEISSVDWIDNFQPQHEGRNGGGRSLPYRRPPCGGNVN
- a CDS encoding DUF1592 domain-containing protein, yielding MPGRIPAFSRHLLAAPAYIFLALAVSQAVAADLRSGQDIYATTCAKCHGAAGEGTKEHHPDPLVGDRSVAELARLIEKSMPEDQPGTCTGDDAHQVAAYIYDAFYSPAARVRNQPARIELARLTVRQYQNAVTDLIASFRGPTKISEQYGLRGEYFRSRNFDEKDRLLDRIDAQVAFDFGDASPGGEKFDPRQFSIRWQGALLAPDTGDYEFLIATDHAARLWVNDAHQPLIDAWVKSGNDTEFRGSIHLLGGRAYPLRLEFSKSKQGVDDSDKNKNKPPQKASIALRWKLPHLTEEIIPQRCLWPTQMPEVFVASAPFPPDDRSTGYERGTSISKEWDRATTEDAIETADYVASHLYDLADVKESSPERAAKIRNFCTRFVQRAFRRPLTEEQAARYIGHQFEQSGDNFEFAAKRVVLLALKSPWFLYREIGDENPNTSYDVAARLAFGIWDSIPDHDLSQSAKAGQLATHEQLVHQAERMLADVRAHSKLRDFFLQWLKVDQIPDLSKDPTQYPDFTPEIATDLRTSLELCINHVLGSDSSDFRQLFLTTSIPLNGRLAKFFGVELPADAPFQNVEFEPDHRAGLLTHPYLLATFAHAQTSSPIHRGVFISRNLLGRALRPPPEAMIPFAPELHPDLTTRQRVALQTNSQSCMVCHATINPLGFTLENFDAVGRFRAEEQGKSIDASGGYETRGGETEQFSGVRDLAKFLADSDETHAAFVEHLFHFLIKQPVRAYGPEELDQLTVSFKQNDFNIRKLVAEIVASAAVLPGSRPASNTEPEQTEKP
- a CDS encoding DUF1552 domain-containing protein; its protein translation is MTKFNSRREFLRHLGISAAAIPFALNLPSLCWGGQSNPKQRLIIMFSPNGIVPDTFWPDEVGDDFIFKESLTPLEGLRDQTLLLHGVCDKVRGDGDNHMRGIGCLLTGTELFPGNIQGGSDTPAGWASGLSIDQEIKNFLQANSETRTRFGSLEFGVMVPDHADTWTRMVYSGPNKPITPIDNPYQMFGKLYGRMKDQESLRSILDDLQDDFHKLSSAVSAPDRRLLDEHAAFVRDLEQELRSGDQNVGHALPQLEPGVKEENDNMPRLSKLQIDLMVNSFAANFARIATLQFTNSVGQAKMHWLGVDEGHHELSHHEDGKQESQDKLTRINRWYCEQLAYLARRLADTPEPGGDGSLLDHTLIVWTNELGKGNTHTLDNIPFVLVGGAPGFRMGRKLDFPLVPHNRLWLSVAHTFGHELKRFGNPDYCSSGPLTGLT